A region from the Bactrocera dorsalis isolate Fly_Bdor chromosome 1, ASM2337382v1, whole genome shotgun sequence genome encodes:
- the LOC105232346 gene encoding SUN domain-containing protein 3: MEPSRTRVCICYLISTFLIGFFIYILVSSNLENRRKFGRLREEVDEIAHVVLHTAPGQGDTKHLNEIVDGILKKRLAGIWDDLYTMKKQLRLTECAGRTTTTANTMTAEGEGGALMERTVPARINYAAEELGAKVQDVNAEPLDGGNLVRSVLGLQYSANPPINMLRSGMEPGNCFAFKRAKAVVTIKLAQAIFVESFELAHLCKDNAPNNDTTSAPKEFEVYGITATSSKEAKFGDFTYTNQHPPAQNYEVKSECKYLYMRFKFKSNHGHPEYTCIYRIAVYGRSQK, translated from the exons ATGGAACCAAGTCGCACGAGAGTTTGCATTTGTTATTTAATATCGACATTTTTAATTGGTTTCTTCATCTACATACTGGTCTCGAGTAATTTGGAGAATAGACGCAAATTCGGCCGATTGCGTGAGGAGGTCGACGAGATAGCG CACGTTGTGCTGCACACGGCGCCGGGGCAAGGTGACACAAAGCACTTAAATGAGATCGTTGACGGCATACTGAAGAAGCGACTGGCCGGCATCTGGGATGACTTGTACACGATGAAAAAGCAATTGCGGCTCACAGAATGTGCCGGCCGCACGACAACGACCGCAAACACCATGACGGCAGAGGGTGAGGGCGGCGCCTTAATGGAGCGCACTGTGCCGGCGCGTATCAACTATGCGGCGGAGGAGTTGGGCGCCAAGGTGCAGGATGTGAACGCCGAGCCGCTGGATGGCGGCAATCTGGTGCGATCAGTGCTCGGGCTGCAGTACAGCGCAAATCCGCCTATAAATATGCTAAGGTCCGGCATGGAACCAGGCAATTGCTTCGCTTTCAAGCGCGCGAAGGCGGTGGTGACCATCAAGCTGGCGCAGGCG ATATTTGTGGAGAGTTTCGAGTTGGCGCATCTGTGCAAGGACAATGCGCCCAATAATGATACAACGAGTGCGCCGAAGGAGTTCGAAGTTTAC GGCATCACCGCTACTTCATCGAAAGAAGCGAAATTTGGTGACTTCACCTACACAAATCAGCATCCGCCTGCGCAGAATTACGAGGTGAAGAGTGAATGCAAATACCTTTACATGCGCTTCAAGTTCAAGTCGAATCATGGGCATCCGGAATACACCTGCATCTATCG